The genomic window GGCAACGGCTGATAATATATCTATTGATAGAATGAATTTGAATCGTTATCTATCTATTTTTATTTGATTTAAAAAACAAAATAGATTGAGTTTCCAATAATATTAGCATGATAGCAGATATCATTCATTTGTAAGTTGAGCTGTTTGGATGGTGCTAACTAACTCAGCAAGGTTTTTTACTGCCATTTTTTCCATTACACGAGCTCGATGAACTTCAACTGTTCTTACTGAAACACATGCAACATCAGCAATTTCTCGGTTAATTAAACCTTGCAATACATAATGGCAAATCGTTTTTTCTCGAGATGTTAACGTGTTATAGCGCTGACGTATAAGATAGTGCTGTGTCGCTTTTTGGGTTTGTTTTTGAGCTTGTTCGAGGGTATTAGCGAGTAATTGGCTATCAATAGGTTTTTGTAAAAAATCAACAGCACCTAATTTGACTTGTTCAACAGCCATAGGAATATCACCATGGCCGGATAAAAAAATGACAGCTAATGTACTTTGCTGCTCTCTAAGATAGTGATGCACTTGGCGTCCATCTAATTTTGGCATTCTCATATCAAGGAGAACAACACCTTCTTGAAAGAGATCGGCTTGTTGAATGAATAGTTCGCTATCATTCCATACTGTTACGGAATAACCGAGCGCTTCGAGTAAAAACTGACAAGCATCGGTGACATCTTTGTCATCATCAACTAAATGTATGCCAAGCATAAATCATCGCTCCATTGATTCAATCGCATAAATGTGTGAATAGACCTCTATCATGGCATATTAACAACAGGAATGTTATTCAGGGATAGATAACCTTATCCTGCTGTTTTTATCTCTTAATGGTCTTGATAGGGGAAAATCAACGTGACTTTTAACCCTTTGATGCCTCGTTCATTATCACTATTTTCAATATGAATATCACCACCTTGGCTTTGAATTAGGCGTTGGCAAATCACCAGTCCTAGCCCAAGCCCATCATTTTTCGTTGTAGAAAAAGGCATAAAACCTTGCGTGATTTGGTCGTTATTCATACCGCCAGCATCGTCTTGCAATGTTAATAAAAAGCGCTCAGGGGCAAAGTGAAAATCAAAATGGAGTGTTTCTGCGCCAGCTTGCAAACTATTACTGATAAGATTGGATAACAGCTGGTCGAGAAGAGTCTCAGGCAGTTGTAATATGACATCTTCTTGATTTGGTAAAATCAATTTTGCTTGAGGATAATGCTGAGAAACTCGCAGGAGCTGCCAAATATGTT from Providencia sneebia DSM 19967 includes these protein-coding regions:
- the ttrR gene encoding tetrathionate respiration response regulator TtrR → MLGIHLVDDDKDVTDACQFLLEALGYSVTVWNDSELFIQQADLFQEGVVLLDMRMPKLDGRQVHHYLREQQSTLAVIFLSGHGDIPMAVEQVKLGAVDFLQKPIDSQLLANTLEQAQKQTQKATQHYLIRQRYNTLTSREKTICHYVLQGLINREIADVACVSVRTVEVHRARVMEKMAVKNLAELVSTIQTAQLTNE